One Pseudomonas brassicacearum genomic region harbors:
- a CDS encoding aspartyl beta-hydroxylase produces MEGLNLDGWLPIRVWQEAGQWRVDWCWFGDAPLSQPFFNDAVEDALRLPFNQVFRRQTPLSVLSQWQQQSPGLAPSAFIFHASRCGSTLISQMLAQLDDHIVVSEPPPLDALLRCDLPPAERSVALKGLMSAYGQRRRGVERRLVIKLDAWNIGELALLRDCFPDTPWLFVYRDPLEIAVSHLRRPGMHMVPGMIGASVLDDGLPFSHPEDFIPRRLGRLLQVGLVHCQALAGLAVNYSELPEAMAGRLAAFFRLDDGQCRQVFATVGQHAKQPAQVFAGDSEDKRREASPLLRERVMYWAQGPYEALEQLRNHSCGEGIYPRWAAKQS; encoded by the coding sequence GTGGAAGGTTTGAATCTGGACGGCTGGCTGCCGATCCGCGTCTGGCAAGAGGCCGGGCAATGGCGGGTCGATTGGTGCTGGTTCGGTGATGCACCGTTGTCGCAACCGTTCTTCAACGATGCCGTAGAAGACGCCCTGCGCTTGCCTTTCAACCAGGTGTTCCGTCGCCAGACGCCCTTGAGCGTTCTCAGCCAATGGCAACAACAGAGCCCGGGCCTGGCGCCCAGTGCGTTCATTTTCCATGCCTCCCGTTGCGGCTCGACGTTGATCAGCCAGATGCTTGCACAACTGGATGACCACATCGTCGTCTCCGAACCACCGCCGCTGGACGCTCTGCTGCGCTGTGATTTGCCCCCCGCCGAACGCAGCGTAGCGCTCAAGGGGCTAATGTCGGCCTATGGGCAACGTCGCCGAGGTGTGGAGCGGCGATTGGTGATCAAGCTCGACGCCTGGAATATCGGTGAGCTGGCGCTGCTGCGAGATTGTTTTCCCGACACGCCTTGGCTGTTCGTGTACCGCGACCCCTTGGAAATCGCCGTCTCCCACCTGCGCCGTCCCGGCATGCACATGGTCCCGGGGATGATTGGCGCGAGCGTGCTGGACGATGGGTTGCCGTTCAGCCACCCGGAGGATTTCATCCCGCGACGGTTGGGGCGGCTGTTGCAGGTGGGGTTGGTGCATTGCCAGGCACTGGCCGGGCTGGCGGTTAACTACAGCGAACTGCCCGAGGCCATGGCGGGCAGGCTGGCGGCGTTTTTCCGCTTGGATGACGGGCAATGCCGACAGGTGTTCGCGACAGTGGGGCAGCATGCCAAGCAGCCGGCGCAGGTGTTTGCTGGCGACAGCGAGGACAAGCGCCGCGAGGCTTCGCCATTGTTGCGGGAGCGGGTGATGTATTGGGCGCAGGGGCCTTACGAAGCGCTCGAACAGTTGCGCAATCACTCTTGTGGCGAGGGGATTTATCCCCGCTGGGCTGCGAAGCAGTCCTAA
- a CDS encoding MetQ/NlpA family ABC transporter substrate-binding protein: MKKVLLFTALAAALTSGLAQAAEKLVVAATPVPHAEILELIKPALAKEGVDLQIKVFTDYVQPNVQVDQKRLDANYFQTLPYLKSFNEGKGTHLVTVIGVHVEPFGGYSKKVKSLAELKDGATIAIPNEGSNSGRALILLQKAGLIELKDPKNALATPKDIAKNPKNFKFKELESAMLPRVLDQVDLDMINTNYALEAGLNPAKDALVIEGADSPYVNFLVARPDNKDSPAMQKLAKALTSPEVKAFIEKKYSGAVLPAF; the protein is encoded by the coding sequence ATGAAAAAGGTTCTGTTGTTCACCGCATTGGCGGCAGCCCTGACCTCGGGCCTCGCCCAGGCAGCGGAGAAACTGGTCGTGGCGGCCACCCCGGTGCCGCACGCCGAGATCCTCGAGCTGATCAAGCCGGCCCTGGCCAAGGAAGGCGTGGACCTGCAAATCAAGGTCTTCACCGACTACGTCCAACCCAATGTACAGGTTGATCAGAAGCGTCTGGACGCCAACTACTTCCAGACCCTGCCCTACCTCAAGAGCTTCAACGAAGGCAAAGGCACCCATCTGGTGACCGTGATCGGCGTCCATGTCGAACCGTTCGGTGGCTACTCGAAGAAAGTCAAAAGCCTGGCTGAGCTCAAAGACGGCGCAACCATTGCCATCCCTAACGAAGGCAGCAACAGCGGTCGCGCCCTGATCCTGCTGCAGAAGGCTGGGCTGATCGAGCTCAAGGACCCGAAAAACGCCCTGGCCACGCCGAAAGACATCGCCAAGAATCCGAAGAACTTCAAGTTCAAGGAACTGGAATCGGCCATGCTGCCGCGGGTGCTGGATCAGGTCGACCTGGACATGATCAACACCAACTACGCCCTGGAAGCAGGTCTTAACCCGGCCAAGGATGCATTGGTGATCGAAGGTGCGGATTCGCCTTACGTGAACTTCCTGGTGGCCCGTCCGGACAACAAGGACAGCCCGGCCATGCAGAAACTGGCCAAGGCTCTGACCAGCCCGGAAGTGAAGGCCTTCATCGAGAAGAAATACAGCGGCGCGGTACTGCCGGCGTTCTGA
- a CDS encoding efflux RND transporter periplasmic adaptor subunit: MKRLWMVSAGLLVAACSKEEAPPEPVRPVLSIEVQALDQQALGRFAGNIQARYESNVGFRVPGRISSRNVDVGAEVKKGDLLATLDPTDQQNQLRAAQGDLARIEAQYINAQANARRQQQLFDRGVGAQAQLDIAQTDLKTTSASLEQARASVQQARDQLNYGELRTDHDAVVTAWNAEAGQVVTAGQQVVTLARPDIKEAVIDLPAGLAERLPADVVFEVAAQLDPAIHTTATVREIEPQAQSATRTRRARLTLTDTPPGFRLGTAIGVTLSSTIEPRIELPLSALQEVDGKVRIWLIDSQTQTVSPRDVRILERSTDSALVVNGIKAGDRVVSAGVNSLKPGQKVKLDEDAR; encoded by the coding sequence ATGAAGCGTCTGTGGATGGTGTCGGCCGGCCTGCTGGTGGCGGCCTGCTCGAAGGAAGAAGCGCCACCTGAGCCGGTGCGTCCGGTGTTGTCCATTGAAGTCCAGGCACTCGACCAACAAGCCCTCGGGCGGTTCGCCGGGAACATCCAGGCTCGTTACGAGAGCAACGTGGGTTTCCGCGTGCCAGGACGGATTTCCAGTCGCAACGTCGATGTCGGCGCCGAAGTGAAGAAGGGCGACTTGCTCGCCACCCTCGATCCTACCGATCAACAGAACCAGTTGCGCGCTGCCCAGGGCGATCTGGCGCGGATCGAGGCGCAGTACATCAATGCCCAGGCCAATGCCCGTCGCCAGCAGCAGTTGTTTGACCGTGGTGTCGGTGCCCAGGCACAACTGGACATTGCCCAGACCGACCTGAAAACCACCAGCGCGTCCCTTGAGCAGGCCCGGGCCTCGGTGCAGCAGGCTCGCGACCAGCTCAACTACGGCGAACTGCGCACTGACCATGATGCGGTCGTCACGGCCTGGAATGCCGAAGCCGGGCAGGTGGTCACCGCTGGCCAGCAAGTGGTGACCCTGGCCCGTCCCGACATCAAGGAAGCGGTGATCGACCTGCCGGCCGGCCTGGCCGAGCGTTTGCCCGCGGACGTGGTGTTCGAAGTCGCCGCGCAACTGGACCCGGCGATCCACACCACCGCCACCGTGCGCGAGATCGAACCCCAGGCCCAGAGCGCTACCCGTACGCGCCGTGCGCGTTTGACACTGACCGACACCCCACCAGGTTTTCGCCTGGGCACAGCCATCGGCGTGACCCTCAGCTCGACCATCGAGCCGCGCATCGAGCTGCCGCTCAGCGCGCTGCAAGAGGTCGACGGCAAGGTACGGATCTGGCTCATCGACTCGCAAACCCAGACCGTCTCCCCCCGCGACGTGCGGATTCTCGAGCGCTCGACCGACTCGGCGCTGGTGGTCAACGGCATCAAGGCCGGTGACCGCGTGGTCAGCGCCGGCGTGAACAGCCTCAAGCCTGGGCAGAAAGTGAAACTCGACGAGGATGCACGATGA
- a CDS encoding efflux RND transporter periplasmic adaptor subunit, giving the protein MAGPRIKLVVGLSLCALLAGCGDKKPEEKALPRVFVQQAMPSEYAASVTLTGDVQARVQADLSFRVGGKIIERKVDVGDQVSARQVLARLDPRDLQTNVDSAEAQVAAEQARVKQSAAAFVRQQKLLPKGYTSQSEYDAAQAQLRSSQSALTAAQAQLANAREQLSYTALVAEAPGIITARKAEVGQVVQATEPIFNLARDGERDAVFNIYESLLRESPSDPAIVISLLDNPAIKTTGTVREITPAVSAETGTVQVKVTLDDLPEGMHLGSVVSATAKSAGKTAVELPWSALTKNLSDPAVWLVDGEGKAQLHNVTVGRYLTGKVIISDGLKGGEKVVTAGGQLLHPGVRVEIADNTSTNPPAGAQP; this is encoded by the coding sequence ATGGCGGGTCCCCGAATCAAACTTGTCGTTGGCCTGAGCCTGTGCGCGTTGCTGGCGGGATGCGGTGATAAAAAGCCCGAGGAAAAAGCCCTGCCGCGGGTGTTCGTGCAGCAAGCCATGCCCTCCGAGTACGCGGCTTCGGTGACGCTGACCGGCGATGTCCAGGCGCGGGTGCAAGCCGATTTGTCGTTTCGCGTGGGCGGCAAGATCATCGAGCGTAAGGTGGATGTTGGTGACCAGGTCTCGGCCAGGCAAGTGCTGGCCCGGCTCGACCCTCGAGACTTGCAGACCAACGTCGACTCCGCCGAAGCCCAGGTGGCCGCCGAGCAGGCGCGGGTCAAGCAAAGTGCGGCGGCCTTCGTGCGCCAGCAGAAACTCCTGCCCAAGGGCTACACCAGCCAGAGTGAGTACGATGCGGCCCAGGCGCAGCTGCGCAGCAGCCAGAGCGCACTGACCGCTGCCCAGGCCCAGCTGGCTAACGCCCGTGAACAACTGAGCTACACCGCCCTGGTCGCCGAGGCGCCAGGCATTATCACGGCGCGCAAGGCTGAGGTTGGCCAGGTGGTGCAGGCCACGGAACCGATCTTCAACCTGGCCCGGGACGGCGAGCGCGACGCGGTGTTCAACATCTATGAGTCGCTGTTGCGTGAATCGCCATCGGATCCGGCGATTGTCATCAGCCTGTTGGACAACCCGGCCATCAAGACCACCGGTACGGTGCGCGAGATCACCCCGGCGGTGTCCGCCGAGACAGGCACCGTGCAGGTCAAGGTCACCCTCGACGATTTGCCTGAAGGGATGCACCTGGGCTCGGTGGTCAGTGCCACGGCCAAGTCCGCAGGCAAGACGGCTGTGGAGCTGCCCTGGTCGGCGCTGACCAAAAACCTCAGCGACCCGGCCGTGTGGCTGGTGGATGGCGAGGGCAAGGCGCAGTTGCATAACGTGACCGTTGGCCGCTACCTGACGGGCAAGGTCATCATCAGCGACGGGCTCAAGGGCGGCGAGAAAGTCGTTACGGCCGGCGGGCAATTGCTGCATCCCGGCGTCCGTGTCGAGATCGCCGACAACACCTCGACGAACCCTCCGGCGGGAGCTCAGCCATGA
- a CDS encoding RHS repeat domain-containing protein has product MNTSSPLQGQLTSAAFKFDSFVRSGVDPRTGSCSCSVALDVAPDDAAVGSKVSATLAYDSFNDQDLGFGAGWSLRTCSYDQRRRKLTLTNGETYQLYTDGNQVAFQDKKLDNLRVTMQGNELFVEYIDGRIDVLSRPGATSHEWLLAREYSPEGKETAYEYRPVAGRLQLVAVYRQHRRILQVDYARARSTATTITVWPDVPSRKLQYLFILRNGTLQHIRLITAEKIPLTWTFDYARINGFLLMTEVSQPSGARQTLRYQAEGHRLPAGAPVPYLPVVSQSIMAPGGGQPAIITLYEYSVRNFLGHGAGVRWSAERDVLYDVSSNYQYSCTQIQMVAGNSRPRESSRVIRTYNRFHSMISQRTISGSKMQLREIEYYDVPNRAFRDQPPQFQMQRVVRESFFDTRATRANTRVETTHTSYDEHGNLLEKASPGGAREIYEYFPAQGSTDCPASPIGVPCFLKQKSIIASAEFAAAPTTVVRYTYSELPSLLAGRRCVRLASETLSDEGAAEPRVACRLRYVNNVNDAFHGRLQCKVETVGGVRREHRYAYRRELDNVRTDQTFSAEGLSHLRQEWHDVCGWLVKTCESGGNTVSMEYDSLGQLTRETVMPDTGRAASRQFIYQVGAASNDGLASVTVKDARGVLTVTRSDGLGRTVKVEKQDVDMPGAPMRVIYEASYDGLGRLQSDEQTDWFDGEPKTLGTHYEYDEWGHQNRTIRRGHEVAHDEIDPVARTRTEWMEGGGKTRTFINALEKPSRVERVDRSGVVREVTLYEYDGLGRCIQQTAADGAVTRYTYDLAGRVLNTTLPDGTLVEKKYAAQSQGDYPTQISANGYVVGTRTYDGLMRVTRNQAGGRAEQRVYEGSGRNATQKSTASGKTLRFTLDPLLADGVTSRSGSQASVAASHRFDSRTGLLQESANALVQRRMEYGPSGRLSRESWVTALDRFESGQTYSLLGKPIGYTDVSGTVRTCVYDQTGRLTGITQGPSAIPAQERITATYSYDAQEQVKRITVTDPRSGHSMVTDLDYDEFGREILRRSSQGNDVVEVSQSFGPGDRLSQRTLKANGAVRVETFAYDLRGRLTRYACQGPHAPVDAQGKAIVSQDFTYDGLDNIRQVVTHFPGGVNTATYRYDLVDKTQLSGVSHSHPDYASADSTFRYDADGNLLNDSRGRHLVYDELGRLESVASADSRSILARYRYDASDRLHAVELAGHKPCRRFYRDERLCNEVAGQDSRSLMHEERQLLALSQGQETVLFGTDGCGNVLQAVAGGDDTQHAYSPYGQRAAADGLGSLFGLGGEPQDPVTGCYLLGNGYRAYDPVLMRFHRPDDWSPFDGGGLNPYAYCLGDPINLSDPTGHISTWGWIKIGITAAFAIASVAFTLATLGASAPLIGISFSAATALTLEVVSGAASIASIVLEEAAPDAVATQVLSYASLALGVVSGGASLTGKLLGRGTSVALRNTVESLGDALTLGRSNALRGTRVGGYAKAASPLLRGGGRRNLIALQNDLRDVLTAKDVTSYAHYPLKGVTYTVDRDKYIEKARGFLGMTGERPNNTQRGEAPDDIYGDIRERSAQIRFA; this is encoded by the coding sequence ATGAATACCTCTTCACCCCTCCAAGGTCAGTTGACTTCGGCGGCCTTCAAGTTTGACAGTTTTGTTCGTTCGGGCGTGGATCCGCGCACAGGTAGCTGCAGTTGCAGCGTGGCGCTGGATGTGGCGCCGGATGACGCCGCCGTCGGATCTAAAGTATCAGCGACCCTGGCATACGATTCCTTCAATGATCAGGACCTGGGTTTCGGCGCCGGTTGGTCCTTGCGCACCTGTAGCTATGACCAGCGCCGACGAAAGTTGACACTGACGAACGGCGAAACCTATCAGCTCTATACCGATGGAAACCAAGTGGCTTTCCAGGATAAGAAACTCGATAACTTGCGCGTCACGATGCAAGGCAATGAACTTTTCGTCGAGTACATCGATGGAAGAATCGACGTGCTGTCGCGCCCCGGTGCGACATCCCACGAATGGCTGCTTGCGCGGGAGTACAGTCCCGAGGGCAAGGAAACGGCTTATGAGTATCGCCCCGTCGCGGGCCGCCTGCAGCTGGTGGCGGTTTACCGGCAGCATCGCCGCATCCTGCAGGTCGACTACGCCCGGGCCAGGTCGACGGCAACGACCATCACCGTGTGGCCGGACGTACCTTCAAGGAAACTCCAGTACCTGTTTATCCTGCGTAACGGAACGCTCCAACACATCAGGCTGATCACTGCCGAAAAGATTCCATTGACCTGGACCTTTGATTACGCACGTATCAATGGTTTTCTGCTGATGACTGAAGTCAGCCAGCCAAGCGGGGCCCGGCAGACACTCCGGTACCAGGCCGAGGGTCATAGGCTTCCCGCCGGGGCACCGGTGCCTTACCTGCCTGTTGTGTCTCAATCCATCATGGCCCCTGGCGGGGGCCAGCCCGCGATCATCACCCTGTATGAATATTCCGTCAGGAATTTTCTAGGGCATGGTGCGGGGGTACGCTGGTCGGCCGAGCGTGATGTGCTTTATGACGTCAGCAGCAACTACCAATACTCCTGCACTCAGATTCAAATGGTCGCTGGTAACAGCCGTCCGCGTGAGTCTTCCCGGGTCATACGCACCTACAATCGCTTCCACTCGATGATTTCGCAAAGGACGATCAGTGGCAGCAAGATGCAGTTGCGGGAAATCGAATATTACGATGTGCCCAATCGAGCTTTCAGGGATCAGCCTCCGCAGTTCCAGATGCAACGCGTCGTCCGCGAGAGCTTCTTTGATACTCGCGCGACTCGCGCAAACACCCGGGTCGAGACCACCCATACGTCCTATGACGAACATGGCAATCTGCTGGAAAAAGCCAGTCCGGGCGGGGCGCGGGAAATCTATGAGTATTTTCCGGCACAAGGGAGCACGGATTGTCCCGCCAGCCCTATAGGCGTGCCTTGTTTTCTGAAGCAGAAGTCGATTATCGCCTCGGCCGAGTTCGCCGCCGCGCCGACCACCGTGGTTCGCTACACCTACAGCGAATTGCCGTCGCTGCTCGCAGGCCGCCGCTGTGTCCGGCTCGCCAGCGAGACACTCTCCGATGAGGGCGCCGCCGAGCCTCGTGTGGCGTGTCGATTGAGGTACGTGAACAACGTCAATGACGCCTTTCATGGACGGCTGCAATGCAAGGTCGAGACCGTAGGCGGCGTGCGCCGTGAGCATCGTTATGCGTACCGGCGTGAACTCGATAACGTTCGCACCGACCAGACCTTCAGCGCCGAAGGGCTGAGCCACCTGAGGCAGGAGTGGCATGACGTGTGCGGGTGGCTGGTCAAGACCTGCGAGTCCGGGGGCAATACCGTCAGCATGGAATACGACTCACTGGGGCAACTGACCCGTGAAACCGTGATGCCTGACACGGGCCGCGCGGCATCGCGTCAGTTCATCTATCAGGTCGGTGCTGCCTCCAATGATGGCCTTGCCAGCGTCACCGTCAAGGATGCCCGTGGCGTCCTGACCGTCACCCGTAGCGATGGACTGGGTCGTACCGTGAAAGTCGAGAAGCAGGACGTCGACATGCCCGGCGCACCCATGCGCGTGATCTACGAGGCCAGTTATGATGGCCTGGGACGCCTGCAATCGGATGAACAGACCGACTGGTTCGACGGCGAGCCGAAAACGCTGGGAACCCACTACGAGTATGACGAGTGGGGGCATCAGAACCGCACCATCCGCCGCGGGCATGAGGTCGCTCATGACGAGATCGATCCTGTGGCGCGCACGCGCACCGAGTGGATGGAGGGCGGCGGCAAGACCCGGACATTCATCAACGCCCTGGAAAAGCCATCGCGGGTCGAGCGCGTGGACCGTTCCGGCGTCGTGCGAGAGGTAACCCTCTACGAATACGATGGCCTGGGACGGTGCATCCAGCAAACCGCCGCTGACGGTGCGGTGACCCGCTACACCTACGATCTGGCCGGCCGCGTGCTGAATACGACATTGCCCGACGGTACCTTGGTCGAGAAGAAATACGCCGCCCAGAGCCAGGGGGACTATCCCACACAGATCAGCGCCAACGGCTATGTAGTGGGAACCCGTACCTACGACGGACTGATGCGCGTGACCCGCAACCAGGCGGGCGGTCGTGCCGAACAGAGGGTCTACGAGGGTTCCGGCAGGAACGCTACACAAAAGAGCACCGCGTCTGGAAAAACCTTGCGGTTCACCCTTGATCCGTTGCTCGCCGATGGCGTCACCAGCCGCTCCGGCAGCCAGGCGTCCGTCGCTGCCAGCCATCGGTTCGATTCCCGCACAGGGTTGCTCCAGGAATCGGCCAACGCGCTGGTGCAACGGCGCATGGAGTACGGCCCTTCCGGCCGTCTCAGCCGGGAGTCGTGGGTGACGGCGCTCGACCGCTTCGAAAGTGGACAAACCTATTCGTTGCTGGGCAAACCGATTGGCTACACGGACGTCAGCGGCACGGTTCGCACCTGCGTTTATGATCAGACTGGACGCCTGACCGGTATCACCCAAGGTCCTTCCGCCATCCCCGCTCAGGAGCGCATTACGGCCACGTACTCGTACGACGCCCAAGAGCAGGTCAAGCGCATCACCGTCACCGATCCCCGATCGGGCCATTCGATGGTCACCGACCTGGACTACGACGAATTTGGCCGCGAAATCCTCCGGCGCTCCTCCCAGGGAAATGATGTCGTCGAGGTGAGCCAGTCGTTCGGGCCGGGCGACAGGCTCAGCCAGCGTACGCTCAAGGCCAACGGAGCCGTGCGTGTCGAGACGTTTGCCTATGACCTGCGAGGCCGGTTGACGCGTTACGCCTGCCAAGGGCCGCACGCGCCAGTGGATGCCCAGGGTAAGGCCATCGTCTCGCAGGACTTCACCTATGACGGTCTGGATAACATCCGCCAAGTCGTCACGCATTTCCCAGGCGGCGTGAACACGGCAACGTATCGGTATGATTTGGTCGATAAAACCCAACTCAGCGGCGTCAGCCACAGTCATCCCGACTATGCATCCGCCGATTCGACTTTCCGCTACGACGCCGACGGCAATTTGCTCAACGATTCCCGTGGACGTCACTTGGTCTATGACGAACTGGGGCGGCTGGAAAGTGTGGCTTCGGCTGACTCGAGGTCGATATTGGCGCGCTATCGGTACGATGCCTCTGACCGCCTTCATGCCGTTGAGCTGGCAGGGCACAAGCCCTGTCGGCGCTTCTACCGCGACGAGCGGTTGTGCAACGAAGTCGCGGGGCAGGATAGCCGCAGCCTCATGCATGAAGAGCGGCAGTTGCTGGCGTTGTCCCAGGGCCAGGAGACGGTGCTGTTCGGGACGGATGGCTGTGGCAACGTCTTGCAAGCGGTTGCTGGCGGCGACGACACCCAGCATGCCTATTCGCCTTATGGGCAACGCGCGGCGGCTGACGGATTGGGCAGTCTGTTCGGTCTCGGCGGCGAGCCGCAGGATCCGGTGACTGGCTGTTATCTGCTCGGCAACGGCTATCGGGCCTACGATCCGGTACTGATGCGATTTCACCGGCCAGACGACTGGAGTCCATTTGATGGGGGAGGTCTCAATCCCTATGCCTATTGTCTCGGCGACCCCATCAATCTGAGCGATCCCACCGGCCATATCTCTACCTGGGGCTGGATCAAGATTGGCATTACCGCTGCTTTCGCCATCGCCTCCGTTGCGTTCACCCTGGCGACCCTGGGGGCATCCGCGCCCTTGATAGGCATCTCGTTTTCGGCCGCAACCGCCTTGACGCTGGAGGTGGTGTCAGGTGCGGCATCGATCGCGTCCATCGTGCTGGAAGAGGCGGCTCCGGACGCCGTCGCCACCCAGGTGCTGAGCTACGCCAGCCTGGCCTTGGGCGTTGTGTCCGGCGGGGCTTCCCTGACAGGAAAACTGTTGGGCAGAGGGACATCGGTGGCCCTGCGCAATACGGTCGAGTCCCTCGGTGACGCCCTGACACTGGGCCGTAGCAACGCCTTGCGCGGGACACGCGTCGGTGGCTACGCCAAGGCTGCGAGCCCTCTGCTCCGAGGCGGCGGGCGGCGCAACCTCATCGCATTGCAAAACGATCTTCGAGACGTGCTGACCGCCAAGGACGTGACCAGCTATGCCCATTACCCGCTCAAGGGCGTCACCTACACCGTCGACAGGGACAAGTACATCGAAAAAGCCCGAGGGTTTCTGGGGATGACAGGGGAACGACCCAATAACACTCAGCGTGGCGAGGCACCGGACGATATCTACGGAGATATCAGGGAGCGAAGCGCGCAAATCCGATTCGCATGA
- a CDS encoding alpha/beta hydrolase — MRNESIRYLIVPGWQGSPENHWQTHWQNSLPNSARVEQADWLTPRREDWVAALAEAIAVDSTPVILIAHSLGCITVAHWAATAPVQFLRQVRGALLVAPADVERPACAPALRNFAPIPTDLLPFPSQVVSSDNDAAVSAPRALELARNWGAEAGILAGAGHINVKSGHQRWEQGFAYLYRLQNRMEHHALRRA; from the coding sequence ATGCGCAACGAATCGATTCGCTACCTGATTGTGCCGGGCTGGCAAGGATCGCCGGAAAATCATTGGCAAACCCACTGGCAGAACAGCCTGCCCAATAGCGCGCGAGTCGAGCAGGCCGACTGGTTGACGCCTCGGCGTGAAGACTGGGTCGCGGCGCTGGCCGAAGCCATTGCCGTCGACAGCACGCCGGTCATTCTCATTGCCCATAGCCTGGGCTGCATCACGGTTGCCCATTGGGCCGCCACCGCGCCGGTGCAGTTTCTGCGCCAGGTGCGCGGGGCGTTGCTGGTGGCGCCGGCGGATGTGGAACGGCCAGCCTGCGCTCCGGCATTGCGTAATTTTGCGCCGATTCCCACTGATCTGTTGCCGTTCCCCAGCCAAGTCGTCAGTTCGGACAACGACGCAGCGGTGAGCGCTCCACGCGCCTTGGAACTGGCGCGCAACTGGGGCGCCGAGGCCGGAATTCTCGCCGGGGCGGGGCATATCAATGTGAAGTCCGGCCACCAGCGCTGGGAGCAGGGGTTCGCTTATCTCTATCGTCTGCAAAATCGCATGGAGCATCACGCCCTGCGTCGCGCCTGA
- a CDS encoding DUF2789 domain-containing protein has protein sequence MESPIHSLPALFKQLGLPDDAVSIDQFIATHSPLKPELHLADAFFWSVAQQQLLREEILEDADWAEVVDQLNVLLRKGRGE, from the coding sequence ATGGAATCCCCGATCCACAGCCTTCCCGCACTGTTCAAGCAGCTAGGCCTGCCGGACGACGCTGTCAGCATCGACCAATTCATCGCCACCCATTCCCCCCTCAAGCCCGAGCTGCATCTGGCGGATGCGTTTTTCTGGAGCGTCGCCCAGCAGCAATTACTTCGCGAAGAAATTCTCGAGGACGCTGACTGGGCGGAAGTGGTCGATCAATTGAATGTGTTGCTGAGGAAGGGGCGCGGCGAGTGA
- a CDS encoding type II toxin-antitoxin system Phd/YefM family antitoxin, producing the protein MQSILADMAVSVSELKKNPSAVLSGAHGGPVAVLNHNRVMGYMVPAEVFEAMMERLDDLELAEIVRARRHETPIPVSLDDL; encoded by the coding sequence ATGCAGAGCATTCTGGCTGATATGGCTGTAAGTGTTTCCGAACTGAAGAAAAACCCTTCGGCCGTCTTGAGTGGTGCTCATGGCGGTCCGGTGGCGGTGCTTAATCACAACCGGGTGATGGGTTACATGGTACCGGCCGAAGTATTCGAAGCCATGATGGAACGTCTGGATGATCTCGAATTGGCTGAGATCGTGCGCGCCCGCCGTCATGAAACACCAATTCCGGTGAGTCTGGATGACCTATAA
- a CDS encoding aspartyl/asparaginyl beta-hydroxylase domain-containing protein: MRRPAFSRLPVTVNLPLLLQALAAVEDERWQGHFNSAYYSGDWSGVALISAVDALTELSPGRGQPVPRAPWSTEGRWREALRDWPLDIVSARLLRLGPGGRIHEHRDYDLDGADADLRLHIPLLSPPRVDFWLEGERIPMAAGECWFLDLSRPHRVDNRSAESRVHLVLDCRPGPWLEQQIADGLLTTPAVGGGQSDFSRFQQCVETDPKLARTLQSLHDLDAFIERVIALGAGQGLHVTEEAIRAAMRNGRRQWRDQWKV, encoded by the coding sequence ATGAGGCGCCCGGCGTTTTCCCGGCTACCGGTGACGGTGAACCTGCCTTTGCTGTTGCAGGCACTGGCAGCTGTTGAAGACGAGCGTTGGCAGGGGCATTTCAACAGCGCCTATTACAGCGGCGACTGGAGCGGCGTGGCGCTGATTTCGGCGGTCGATGCCTTGACCGAGTTATCTCCCGGGCGCGGTCAGCCCGTGCCGCGTGCGCCTTGGTCAACGGAGGGGCGTTGGCGCGAAGCGTTGCGGGATTGGCCCCTGGACATCGTCTCGGCCCGGCTGCTTCGGCTCGGGCCTGGCGGGCGCATCCATGAGCATCGCGACTATGACCTTGATGGGGCAGACGCCGACCTGCGCCTGCACATTCCGCTGCTCAGCCCGCCGCGAGTGGATTTCTGGCTGGAGGGCGAGCGCATTCCGATGGCCGCGGGTGAGTGCTGGTTTCTCGACTTGTCGCGGCCCCATCGTGTCGATAACCGCAGTGCCGAGTCGAGAGTTCATCTGGTGCTCGATTGCCGCCCAGGGCCATGGTTGGAGCAGCAGATTGCCGATGGGCTGCTCACCACACCGGCAGTTGGCGGCGGACAAAGCGACTTCAGCCGTTTTCAGCAGTGTGTAGAAACTGATCCGAAACTCGCCCGAACGTTGCAGAGCCTGCATGACCTGGACGCTTTCATTGAACGCGTCATCGCGTTGGGCGCTGGACAAGGCCTGCACGTCACCGAGGAAGCAATACGGGCGGCGATGCGCAACGGTCGCCGGCAGTGGCGTGACCAGTGGAAGGTTTGA